A DNA window from Bdellovibrio sp. BCCA contains the following coding sequences:
- a CDS encoding XRE family transcriptional regulator, whose amino-acid sequence MKKTTKKVKAIRTSHELANALGISSPVDQAMMTYKAELSSLAVKAIENSGLTVNEIVERSGVARSKVSAIKNGAIAGISLELFLKVIMGCGKRITIKAA is encoded by the coding sequence ATGAAGAAAACGACTAAAAAGGTAAAAGCCATCAGGACTTCTCACGAATTGGCAAATGCTTTAGGCATCAGCTCTCCGGTCGACCAAGCCATGATGACATACAAAGCAGAACTCTCTTCTTTAGCGGTTAAAGCCATCGAAAATTCAGGGCTTACTGTGAATGAAATTGTCGAGCGCTCAGGCGTCGCTCGCTCAAAAGTTTCCGCCATTAAAAATGGAGCTATCGCTGGCATCTCCTTGGAACTTTTCTTAAAAGTCATTATGGGATGCGGGAAAAGAATTACGATCAAAGCGGCTTAG
- a CDS encoding type II toxin-antitoxin system RelE/ParE family toxin, protein MFVHPVFLHPPAQKEIQSWPLSVKKDLGGILTQLQKGEKVGFPDTRAMSAVAPGVIEIRLKGTDGIFRAFYILKSHTGIIVFHAFQKKSQKTPRQEIETGRIRLADFLRELQNEEND, encoded by the coding sequence ATGTTTGTTCACCCTGTTTTTCTGCATCCGCCAGCACAAAAGGAAATCCAGTCCTGGCCGCTTTCGGTAAAAAAAGATTTAGGCGGTATACTCACGCAGCTTCAGAAAGGTGAAAAGGTCGGATTTCCAGATACACGAGCTATGAGTGCTGTAGCTCCAGGAGTGATCGAAATACGCTTGAAGGGCACTGACGGAATTTTTCGAGCTTTTTATATTCTAAAAAGTCACACGGGAATTATTGTCTTTCATGCATTTCAAAAGAAAAGCCAAAAGACACCAAGGCAAGAAATTGAAACTGGCAGAATAAGACTCGCGGATTTTTTAAGGGAGTTGCAAAATGAAGAAAACGACTAA
- a CDS encoding TonB family protein, with translation MAKNNWLISTLIVLGIFSVALSLFIATQTEKQKPGARPLARIELNLGKVFILRNNLTQKETLTKRATLFALDSVETSVDGDATMEFDSAYRIRVQENSLITLDEENDRIVLIIKRGDLQVENFGREGTVYISKDGIRWSATDYEMNYKKQAPAETLPDLAPSEGVTPPPATTMSEGLTSEFIQDTLKTQRGSFFKCYTQLLQKTPGVVGQASISFTIERTGKVTQAEIASSSINDAGFKKCLLDAIKRVEFKAFSGDPISTVFPLRFE, from the coding sequence ATGGCGAAGAACAACTGGTTGATCTCTACATTGATAGTCCTGGGCATTTTTAGCGTCGCCCTTTCTCTCTTTATCGCAACACAAACTGAAAAACAAAAACCAGGTGCAAGACCTCTGGCCCGTATTGAATTGAACTTAGGCAAGGTCTTCATTCTTCGTAACAACCTCACACAGAAAGAAACTCTGACGAAACGAGCGACTTTGTTTGCTTTGGATTCTGTTGAAACCAGTGTTGATGGTGACGCCACAATGGAGTTCGACTCCGCCTATCGCATTCGTGTTCAAGAAAATTCTTTAATCACTTTGGATGAAGAAAATGATCGCATCGTTTTGATTATTAAGCGCGGTGATCTGCAAGTAGAAAACTTCGGTCGCGAAGGCACGGTTTATATTTCTAAAGACGGCATTCGCTGGAGTGCGACGGATTATGAAATGAATTACAAAAAACAAGCCCCTGCTGAAACTTTGCCAGACCTGGCTCCTTCAGAAGGTGTAACTCCGCCACCAGCAACAACGATGTCAGAGGGACTGACTTCCGAATTTATTCAAGACACTTTGAAAACTCAGCGCGGTTCTTTCTTTAAATGCTACACGCAGTTGTTACAAAAAACTCCCGGCGTGGTTGGACAAGCGTCCATCAGCTTCACCATTGAGCGCACAGGCAAAGTCACTCAAGCGGAGATCGCTTCCTCAAGTATCAACGATGCCGGCTTCAAAAAATGCCTGCTCGACGCCATCAAACGCGTCGAATTCAAAGCCTTCAGCGGAGATCCAATCTCAACGGTTTTCCCTCTGCGTTTTGAGTAA
- the secG gene encoding preprotein translocase subunit SecG → MATFIGILHIVVALVLIVLVLIQDSKSDGALGMGGSSGSNSLLGATGAQTLAGKMTVWAAIVFAVTCLTLSVLTSSKTKSVVDTLPLPTAPATAPATTTPTADANAAAATAAPAATATPATSPAATATPATK, encoded by the coding sequence ATGGCTACTTTCATCGGAATTCTGCATATCGTTGTTGCTCTTGTTTTGATCGTTCTTGTGTTGATTCAAGACTCAAAAAGCGACGGCGCATTGGGTATGGGCGGATCTAGCGGTTCCAACTCTTTGTTGGGTGCAACAGGCGCGCAAACTTTGGCTGGTAAAATGACAGTATGGGCGGCGATCGTTTTTGCTGTGACTTGCTTAACTTTGTCAGTTTTGACTTCTTCAAAAACAAAATCTGTTGTTGATACTTTGCCTTTGCCAACAGCTCCGGCGACAGCACCTGCAACAACGACTCCGACTGCTGACGCAAATGCAGCGGCGGCAACTGCGGCTCCGGCTGCGACTGCAACTCCAGCGACTTCTCCTGCAGCCACTGCGACTCCTGCTACTAAGTAA
- the tmk gene encoding dTMP kinase has product MKFLVFEGLDGSGKSSLMMALERELQKRQISFHRTREPGGTPLGDEIRNMILRTEGPSPLARAELLLYEASRAQHVEQVIRPKLNQGVWVLCDRFAASSVAFQGGGRDISEKDVVMLNDFATGGLKADLTILLDLSVEESRRRRQGRGAQNGESEDRIESEADSFHEKVRQSFLKQAREEAGSWLVLNAQETPEVLFQQLLKALAEKNILK; this is encoded by the coding sequence ATGAAATTTTTGGTTTTTGAGGGTCTGGATGGCTCTGGAAAAAGTTCTTTGATGATGGCTTTGGAGCGTGAGCTGCAAAAACGTCAGATTTCTTTTCATCGCACCCGTGAGCCTGGCGGAACTCCTTTGGGAGATGAAATCCGCAACATGATTCTTCGCACAGAAGGACCTTCTCCTTTGGCTCGTGCAGAACTTCTTTTGTATGAAGCAAGCCGTGCACAACATGTGGAGCAAGTGATTCGCCCTAAGCTGAACCAAGGCGTTTGGGTTTTGTGTGATCGTTTCGCCGCAAGCTCTGTCGCGTTCCAAGGCGGGGGCCGGGATATTTCTGAAAAAGACGTTGTGATGTTGAATGACTTTGCGACCGGCGGATTGAAAGCGGATTTGACGATCCTGCTGGATCTTTCGGTGGAAGAGTCCCGTCGTCGTCGTCAGGGACGTGGTGCTCAAAATGGCGAAAGCGAAGATCGCATTGAATCAGAAGCGGATTCGTTTCACGAAAAAGTTCGTCAATCTTTCTTAAAGCAAGCGCGTGAAGAGGCAGGCTCATGGCTTGTGCTCAATGCGCAGGAAACTCCGGAAGTTTTATTTCAGCAGCTTCTTAAAGCCTTGGCTGAAAAAAATATTTTAAAATAG
- the holB gene encoding DNA polymerase III subunit delta', giving the protein MARMLDFVLGHQDIIKKMVESFEQGKPGQTYLFVGPAGIGKKLTAMGLAQALLCPQSSRGCGKCPSCFRISQGSHEGLKVIEPSGAQIKMEQAREVIEFLSLKSLSGNRVVIIDQAQSLNPQAANSLLKTLEEPPPGTFFFLIAPSVAGIMATIRSRSRIVQFKPLSAEDLARKTKAPTWAVRAAGGSFEKLAQLQEGPEQELREKSIEILNLFLQDRDFLLNELWRSEFKDRAQGQRMLSYWVGFIKDAIYLQEGVKNQIANVDQAPLIKALAEYSREFLLDLIQKALRAEQALGANRDPQLVVEELYITSRP; this is encoded by the coding sequence ATGGCTCGCATGCTGGATTTTGTATTAGGACACCAAGACATCATCAAAAAGATGGTGGAGTCCTTTGAACAAGGAAAACCCGGACAGACTTATTTGTTTGTCGGCCCAGCAGGTATTGGTAAGAAACTGACAGCCATGGGACTTGCGCAAGCGTTGCTCTGCCCACAAAGTTCCCGTGGTTGCGGCAAGTGTCCTTCTTGTTTTCGTATTTCTCAAGGCTCGCATGAAGGTCTGAAAGTGATTGAGCCTTCGGGCGCGCAAATTAAAATGGAACAAGCGCGCGAGGTGATTGAGTTCTTAAGTCTTAAGAGTCTCTCAGGCAATCGCGTTGTCATCATTGATCAAGCGCAAAGCCTCAATCCTCAAGCGGCCAATTCACTTCTTAAAACTTTAGAAGAGCCACCTCCAGGAACGTTCTTCTTTTTGATTGCTCCCAGTGTGGCGGGCATCATGGCGACGATTCGTTCACGTTCTCGCATTGTGCAGTTTAAGCCTTTGTCTGCGGAAGATCTGGCACGCAAAACGAAAGCGCCTACGTGGGCGGTTCGTGCGGCAGGTGGAAGTTTTGAAAAGCTCGCACAACTGCAAGAAGGTCCTGAACAAGAGTTGCGTGAGAAATCAATTGAGATCCTCAATCTCTTTTTGCAAGACCGTGACTTTCTTTTAAATGAACTTTGGAGATCTGAATTCAAAGACCGCGCTCAAGGTCAACGCATGCTCTCTTATTGGGTTGGATTTATAAAAGACGCAATCTATCTGCAAGAAGGCGTAAAAAATCAAATCGCCAACGTCGACCAAGCGCCGTTAATAAAGGCCTTGGCAGAATACAGTCGTGAGTTTCTTTTGGATTTAATTCAGAAGGCTTTGCGCGCAGAACAAGCCCTGGGTGCCAACAGAGACCCTCAGCTTGTTGTTGAAGAACTCTATATCACGTCTCGTCCCTAA
- a CDS encoding TatD family hydrolase, translating to MEWIDIHAHLNMLEEGVEASIANAKAAGVKKIITIGTEPGDHPIVLEIARKYYPDVYCTLGVHPHDGKVYTEAAGKFIEEHVSEPCVVAIGEIGLDYYYDQSPRQEQQDAFRAQLEIAKRTKMPIEIHTRDAEEDTIEILKEFKGDVTGVIHCFTGTEWLARQSLDLGYNISISGVVTFKNADSLRSTVKMLPLDRIHVETDSPFLAPIPMRGKKNTPAYVVHTAKFVAELKGITEEELCEQTRKNALKMFPKIQW from the coding sequence ATGGAATGGATAGATATTCACGCACATTTAAATATGCTCGAAGAGGGTGTAGAAGCCTCTATCGCAAACGCTAAAGCCGCGGGCGTAAAGAAAATCATCACGATTGGCACAGAGCCTGGCGATCATCCGATTGTTTTAGAAATTGCGCGCAAATATTATCCCGATGTGTATTGCACGTTGGGTGTCCATCCTCACGACGGCAAAGTCTATACGGAAGCCGCTGGAAAATTTATTGAAGAGCACGTCAGTGAACCTTGTGTTGTCGCGATTGGTGAAATCGGTCTTGATTATTATTACGATCAGTCACCGCGCCAAGAACAGCAAGACGCTTTCCGCGCACAGCTTGAAATCGCCAAACGCACGAAGATGCCGATTGAGATTCACACGCGAGATGCCGAAGAAGACACGATTGAAATTCTTAAAGAGTTTAAAGGCGATGTGACCGGCGTCATTCACTGTTTCACCGGAACAGAGTGGCTCGCTCGTCAATCGTTGGATCTGGGTTACAATATTTCTATCAGCGGTGTTGTGACATTTAAAAATGCCGACAGTCTTCGCAGCACAGTTAAAATGCTGCCACTGGATCGCATTCACGTAGAAACGGATTCTCCGTTTTTAGCACCCATCCCCATGCGTGGAAAAAAGAATACGCCGGCCTATGTGGTGCATACGGCGAAGTTCGTTGCAGAGCTCAAAGGAATTACTGAAGAAGAACTCTGCGAACAAACTCGTAAAAACGCTCTTAAAATGTTTCCTAAAATTCAGTGGTAA
- a CDS encoding S1 family peptidase — protein sequence MRSYGVLLPSLLLALSACSPDVHTHHLPDTSHSESVIGGEEIHERYTEAAKSVVVVEIVNSHGQAVSFCTGTLIGTNSVLTAGHCFDKAHIPQLAGFNVVFTDKYSFWWNKTERKGLKWFVPDSYNSTKKEYDHDIAVAFFSGSLPQNYQPVAYDTDDRTDHSNATVYVYGYGRSQDYTGGRGQSPMDYVGQLHRGIMKTDAHYDRMPDRYWTDRTVPVFICQGDSGGPQFYHENGELKVLGVNSAVYGPRLPNGTTSCKGIAQATKVAPFADWIKKTRAGFFNQ from the coding sequence ATGAGATCTTACGGTGTTTTACTTCCAAGTTTGCTGCTTGCACTCTCTGCATGCTCGCCCGATGTGCACACACATCACCTTCCCGACACATCCCATTCGGAATCCGTGATTGGCGGAGAAGAAATTCACGAGCGCTACACCGAAGCCGCCAAGAGTGTTGTTGTCGTAGAGATCGTCAACAGTCATGGCCAGGCTGTTTCGTTTTGCACAGGAACTTTGATTGGTACAAACTCGGTGCTCACCGCAGGCCATTGCTTTGATAAAGCACACATTCCTCAGCTTGCGGGTTTCAATGTGGTCTTCACCGATAAATATTCTTTCTGGTGGAATAAAACAGAGCGCAAGGGACTCAAGTGGTTCGTGCCGGATTCTTACAACAGCACTAAAAAAGAATACGATCACGATATTGCCGTGGCGTTTTTTTCGGGTTCTCTCCCACAGAACTATCAACCCGTTGCTTACGATACGGATGATCGCACCGACCACTCCAATGCCACCGTCTACGTTTATGGTTACGGAAGATCACAAGACTATACAGGAGGCCGAGGTCAAAGCCCGATGGACTATGTCGGTCAGCTTCATCGCGGCATTATGAAAACGGACGCTCACTATGATCGTATGCCTGACCGCTATTGGACAGACAGAACCGTGCCGGTTTTCATTTGCCAAGGGGATTCCGGCGGTCCGCAGTTCTATCATGAAAATGGCGAGTTAAAAGTTTTAGGCGTGAACTCGGCTGTGTATGGCCCACGACTTCCTAACGGCACAACAAGTTGCAAAGGAATTGCCCAAGCAACGAAGGTCGCCCCGTTTGCGGATTGGATTAAGAAAACTCGCGCTGGATTTTTCAATCAATAG
- a CDS encoding beta-sandwich domain-containing protein — protein MKRRLIASVLAALSFAQNSAYADLTDLPSFDGVTEQLPPIPSQPTATSQNTGTVQTQFAGSVALSGMSRKSGGTLYKVELKQALSLIRLDVRVTVNQLKILQTTLVTDAGQRIDVRQLKNTSVLATDSLTSFENLNQSDRIASIELLAESFGGEADIMLTAVGDREVPKMTVTVDRPATTIPSANSDGDNQSVSVRPTPPPPPVPARPRDTVIRTGDRVYYSNSVGEVRSIFSNGKAVVARDGYYDVTVDLRDLAKSISCVGKICVKDDVLFENTMGYAKEVFSNGKVRLIRNGYYDTFVEASSLAKYVKCLGSLCEGDAVIFSGTSGKVTALYDNGKVLLERIGYYDTFVDYRSVAKATSCSSTGTVCVGDTVYYQGSVGKIRTIYANNQALLDRNGYYPTYVDTSALAKSVRCLGALCLGARVYFSSSVGTVAAIFANGKVLLQRAGYYDTFADSVSLSRSVQCERVTGICAGDTVIFSNTMGLVAEIFENGQALFVRSGYYDTFVDAKLLAKKIR, from the coding sequence ATGAAACGTCGTTTGATTGCGAGTGTGCTCGCGGCTTTGAGTTTTGCGCAGAACTCTGCGTATGCGGATCTTACGGATCTCCCCAGTTTCGATGGGGTTACGGAGCAATTGCCTCCGATCCCATCACAACCTACAGCGACCTCTCAAAATACAGGAACTGTGCAAACACAGTTCGCCGGCTCCGTCGCTCTTAGTGGCATGTCGAGAAAATCAGGCGGCACTTTATATAAAGTTGAACTTAAACAGGCTCTTTCTTTAATCCGTTTAGATGTTCGTGTTACCGTCAATCAGCTTAAAATTTTGCAAACGACATTGGTGACAGATGCAGGTCAAAGAATTGACGTGCGCCAACTGAAAAACACCAGTGTTCTTGCGACGGACTCTCTTACTTCTTTTGAAAATTTAAATCAAAGTGATCGCATTGCTTCTATCGAACTTCTTGCAGAATCTTTCGGCGGTGAAGCCGACATTATGTTGACGGCTGTCGGTGATCGCGAAGTTCCTAAAATGACGGTGACTGTGGATCGTCCTGCAACAACGATTCCGTCAGCAAACTCAGACGGCGATAACCAAAGTGTATCTGTAAGACCAACACCTCCTCCACCGCCAGTTCCTGCGAGACCTCGAGATACGGTGATCCGCACAGGCGATCGAGTTTATTATTCAAATTCTGTCGGCGAGGTTCGCAGTATTTTTTCAAATGGAAAGGCCGTTGTCGCGCGTGATGGATATTATGACGTAACTGTGGATCTTCGCGATTTGGCGAAATCTATTTCTTGCGTCGGTAAAATCTGTGTAAAAGATGACGTTCTTTTTGAAAATACCATGGGCTATGCGAAAGAAGTTTTCTCAAATGGAAAAGTCCGTCTGATTCGCAATGGCTACTATGATACCTTTGTTGAAGCGTCGTCTTTAGCGAAATATGTGAAATGCCTGGGATCACTCTGTGAGGGAGATGCTGTTATCTTCTCGGGAACATCAGGAAAAGTGACGGCTTTATATGATAATGGCAAGGTGCTTTTAGAGCGTATTGGTTACTATGACACGTTTGTGGATTATCGCTCTGTTGCTAAAGCCACGAGTTGTTCGTCAACAGGAACTGTTTGTGTCGGCGACACCGTTTATTATCAAGGATCTGTAGGAAAAATCAGAACAATTTATGCGAATAATCAAGCTTTATTAGACCGTAATGGATACTATCCGACTTATGTTGATACAAGCGCCTTGGCGAAATCAGTTCGTTGTCTTGGAGCCCTTTGTCTCGGAGCCCGTGTGTACTTCTCATCGTCGGTGGGCACTGTGGCTGCCATTTTTGCTAACGGTAAAGTCTTGCTCCAACGTGCTGGTTATTACGACACGTTTGCTGACTCAGTTTCGTTATCAAGATCCGTGCAGTGTGAACGTGTAACAGGGATTTGCGCCGGAGATACGGTAATTTTCTCTAATACGATGGGCCTTGTTGCGGAAATTTTTGAAAATGGCCAAGCGTTGTTCGTTAGAAGCGGTTATTACGACACGTTTGTTGACGCTAAACTACTTGCAAAAAAGATTCGCTAG
- a CDS encoding beta-sandwich domain-containing protein, giving the protein MKRSAISTFLAALTLMQTAHAQVLSDLPDFDGANQELPAIPATPVVTEPVQSQYAGSVAISEISRKSGGTLYKIDLQQPLSLLRLDLRVTNSQLKIHQATLVTENGQRIDVREYRNTAVLPTGSVTASENLNLSDRVISIEILAESYSAEADVMLTAIADRGVPKLALRIERSPVVPQRPDVPNRPQTPDRPPVYVDTRISAGDVVLSGPLRENKYYTGRVVEVYRNNQALVRDDDDGKTYVRDLTLLGKRITCESSKNICERASVLSGPFTDNKYYYGSVVDVYSNGKIRVRDNDDGKVYVRIAKDIHVSVRCDSSGNCVGDKVLSGPFTNNKYYSGRIEGVYSNGLLNVRDDDDGKSYLRLANVVMKSVRCEGNKGICVGDRVVSGPYRNGAYYAGRVLGVYSSGIILVQDDDDGKVYPRKAQEISKTR; this is encoded by the coding sequence ATGAAACGCTCAGCTATTTCAACATTCTTAGCGGCTTTAACTTTGATGCAAACAGCGCACGCGCAAGTTCTTTCGGACCTTCCGGATTTTGACGGTGCCAATCAAGAACTTCCGGCGATTCCCGCAACACCTGTGGTGACAGAGCCGGTTCAGTCTCAGTATGCAGGTTCCGTGGCGATCTCTGAGATCTCTCGCAAATCCGGTGGCACGCTTTACAAAATCGATTTGCAACAGCCTCTTTCGTTGTTGCGTTTGGATCTGCGTGTGACAAACAGTCAGCTTAAGATTCATCAAGCCACTTTAGTGACAGAGAATGGTCAAAGAATTGACGTGCGTGAGTACCGCAATACAGCGGTATTACCAACAGGCTCCGTCACGGCGTCAGAAAATTTGAACTTAAGTGATCGCGTAATTTCTATCGAAATTTTGGCAGAGTCTTATTCCGCAGAAGCTGATGTGATGTTAACGGCGATTGCTGACCGTGGTGTTCCTAAGCTCGCTTTAAGAATTGAAAGATCTCCGGTTGTTCCTCAGCGTCCTGATGTTCCGAACAGACCTCAAACTCCAGACAGACCACCGGTTTATGTGGATACAAGAATCTCTGCGGGTGATGTGGTTCTTTCTGGCCCACTGAGAGAAAACAAATACTACACGGGCAGAGTGGTGGAAGTGTACCGCAACAACCAAGCTCTGGTGCGCGATGACGACGACGGGAAAACATATGTTCGCGATTTAACTCTTTTGGGAAAACGCATCACCTGTGAGTCTTCAAAAAATATTTGTGAAAGAGCGAGCGTTCTTTCAGGACCTTTCACGGACAATAAATACTACTATGGTTCCGTGGTTGACGTTTATTCAAATGGAAAAATCCGTGTTCGCGATAACGATGACGGCAAAGTTTATGTTCGCATTGCGAAAGACATTCATGTGTCTGTGCGCTGCGATTCTTCTGGAAACTGTGTGGGCGACAAAGTTTTGTCGGGTCCATTTACAAATAATAAATACTATTCAGGAAGAATTGAAGGCGTTTACTCTAACGGACTTTTGAACGTTCGTGATGATGATGATGGAAAATCTTATCTTCGTCTTGCCAATGTTGTGATGAAATCTGTTCGTTGCGAAGGCAACAAAGGAATCTGCGTCGGTGACCGTGTTGTATCGGGTCCTTACCGAAACGGCGCTTACTACGCGGGTCGCGTGTTGGGAGTGTACTCTTCCGGAATCATTCTTGTTCAAGATGATGACGACGGAAAAGTATATCCTCGCAAAGCTCAGGAAATATCTAAAACTAGATAA
- a CDS encoding beta-sandwich domain-containing protein, with product MKKQLVLGALVATTILQASIPAHADKETIGNVIGGVIGGVIGSQIGKGNGNTAAIIIGTIAGTMIGGQVGRDMDEADRRALAEAQQRALRDQLGRRNDWDGRSYGSRTGARGSFTSVREGYNYRTNEYCREYTSVIYVNNRTEETRGVACSRADGSWYEVQTTEVRFNNGNAGNGGGYVTPAPRPQQPNLPPPPAPVQSLREGSVAINTVTRQSGGQWYRVLVTEPLTLDRVEVAATAVRVKIHEGSVVTQRGQRIAIREFQNTPVFDAGSRAVSENLNVRERIVAIDLRMESYGGYAAVEVKALSNEGRPRLALENNEPVRPQPPVYDNRSLKGYCSDDDHQQFYAAKNFAYASDGLNLTDSGATQWALQYNQSHRCNTVGEYKARYQAIYNVAYASDGLNLTSAGARDYALQYVENMTANEAREMASVLRAAQRFAYASDGLNMTSAGATSFARSWVESRCEGVDHINMLANRFRSEYNFAYSSNGLNMTSAGAVNYAANKIAPLTRCGHLLRR from the coding sequence ATGAAAAAACAATTGGTCTTGGGAGCTCTTGTCGCAACGACAATTTTGCAAGCGTCCATTCCCGCGCATGCAGACAAAGAAACGATCGGCAATGTTATCGGTGGTGTGATCGGTGGAGTCATCGGTTCACAAATCGGTAAAGGTAATGGAAACACGGCTGCGATCATCATCGGTACGATCGCAGGAACAATGATCGGCGGCCAAGTGGGCCGTGATATGGACGAGGCAGATCGTCGTGCATTGGCAGAAGCGCAACAAAGAGCTTTGCGTGATCAATTAGGACGTCGTAATGATTGGGATGGCCGTTCTTACGGTTCAAGAACAGGTGCGCGCGGAAGTTTTACATCCGTGCGTGAGGGTTATAATTACCGCACCAATGAATACTGCCGTGAGTACACAAGCGTGATTTACGTGAACAACCGCACAGAGGAAACTCGCGGTGTGGCGTGCTCTCGTGCTGATGGTTCTTGGTATGAAGTGCAAACGACAGAAGTTCGTTTTAACAATGGCAACGCGGGTAACGGTGGTGGTTACGTGACTCCAGCACCTCGTCCTCAACAACCTAATCTTCCTCCTCCGCCAGCTCCTGTGCAGTCTTTGCGTGAAGGATCTGTGGCGATCAACACGGTCACTCGTCAATCAGGCGGGCAGTGGTATCGCGTTCTTGTGACAGAGCCGTTGACTTTGGATCGCGTGGAAGTAGCGGCGACGGCGGTACGCGTGAAAATTCACGAAGGCAGTGTTGTCACTCAACGTGGTCAACGTATTGCGATTCGTGAATTTCAAAACACTCCTGTTTTTGATGCAGGTTCAAGAGCCGTTTCTGAAAACTTGAATGTGCGTGAAAGAATTGTGGCGATTGATCTTCGCATGGAATCTTACGGTGGTTATGCCGCTGTTGAAGTGAAAGCTTTGTCGAACGAAGGTCGTCCTCGTTTGGCTCTTGAAAACAACGAGCCGGTAAGACCGCAACCTCCTGTTTATGACAACAGAAGTTTGAAAGGTTACTGCTCTGACGACGATCATCAGCAGTTCTATGCGGCGAAAAATTTCGCCTATGCAAGTGATGGTTTGAATTTGACGGATTCAGGTGCGACTCAATGGGCGCTTCAATACAACCAATCTCATCGTTGCAATACAGTTGGAGAATATAAAGCCCGTTACCAAGCTATTTACAATGTGGCTTACGCAAGCGACGGTTTGAATCTGACTTCCGCGGGTGCCAGAGATTACGCGCTTCAATACGTTGAAAACATGACGGCAAATGAAGCTCGTGAAATGGCTTCTGTGTTGAGAGCCGCTCAACGTTTTGCTTATGCCAGCGATGGTTTGAACATGACTTCTGCGGGAGCAACTAGCTTTGCGCGTAGCTGGGTTGAAAGCCGTTGCGAAGGTGTTGATCACATCAACATGCTCGCGAACCGTTTTAGAAGCGAATACAACTTCGCGTATTCTTCAAACGGACTGAACATGACTTCGGCAGGGGCTGTAAATTATGCAGCTAACAAGATTGCTCCACTGACACGTTGTGGTCACTTGTTGCGTAGATAA
- a CDS encoding beta-sandwich domain-containing protein: MKKNLVLGSVIVASLVQYTSPAFANKETIGNIIGGVIGGVIGSNIGKGNGNTAAIIIGTIAGTMIGGKVGADMDEADRRAFQEAQDRALRNRLGDRCDWDGRNYGSRTGSRGSFTTTREGYNNRTGEYCREYSSVIYTRRSTEETRGIACSRRDGSWYEVRETEVRFNGGGYGGGRQEPSRPPRYPDVPQRPNLPPPPPAQSRYEGTANISQITRRTGGEWIRVNVNNAVSLERIELRALSAGVRVHEAIVHTESGSQIRVRELSPTPTFYAGDTAVSENLNLGRDRVVAIDIRAESMGGYADVLVKAVSNSGYPSLGVSRY, translated from the coding sequence ATGAAAAAGAACCTCGTTTTAGGATCAGTAATTGTCGCTTCACTTGTACAATATACAAGCCCTGCATTTGCGAACAAAGAAACAATCGGCAACATCATTGGTGGTGTTATCGGCGGTGTGATCGGATCAAACATCGGTAAAGGAAATGGAAACACAGCTGCGATCATCATCGGTACAATCGCAGGAACTATGATCGGCGGTAAAGTCGGAGCCGACATGGACGAAGCAGACCGTCGCGCTTTCCAGGAAGCGCAAGACCGCGCTCTTCGCAATCGTTTGGGAGACCGTTGTGACTGGGATGGCCGTAACTACGGTTCTCGCACAGGTTCTCGCGGAAGCTTCACAACAACTCGTGAAGGTTACAACAACCGCACAGGTGAATACTGCCGTGAATACTCCAGCGTGATTTACACTCGCAGAAGCACAGAAGAGACTCGCGGTATCGCGTGCTCTCGTCGTGATGGCTCTTGGTATGAAGTTCGTGAAACGGAAGTTCGTTTCAATGGCGGTGGCTACGGTGGCGGTCGTCAAGAACCTTCAAGACCTCCTCGTTACCCAGATGTTCCACAACGTCCAAATCTTCCACCTCCTCCTCCAGCTCAATCTCGTTATGAAGGAACTGCGAATATCAGCCAAATCACTCGTCGTACGGGTGGTGAGTGGATCCGTGTTAACGTGAACAACGCGGTGTCTTTGGAGCGTATCGAACTTCGCGCCTTGTCTGCCGGTGTTCGCGTTCATGAGGCGATCGTGCACACAGAGTCGGGCAGCCAGATCCGCGTTCGTGAGTTGAGCCCAACTCCAACGTTCTATGCAGGTGACACAGCGGTTTCTGAAAACCTCAACTTGGGTCGTGATCGTGTTGTGGCGATTGATATCCGCGCTGAGTCTATGGGTGGATACGCTGACGTGCTTGTGAAAGCGGTTTCTAATAGCGGTTACCCTTCTTTGGGTGTTTCTCGCTACTAA